From Solidesulfovibrio carbinoliphilus subsp. oakridgensis, the proteins below share one genomic window:
- the folD gene encoding bifunctional methylenetetrahydrofolate dehydrogenase/methenyltetrahydrofolate cyclohydrolase FolD: MLLIDGKKVAAELRARAKNDVDAIAREYGRPPHLAVVLVGDDPASQIYVRYKEKACEEVGIVSRMWRLDAGTSQCQLEKLITELSGSEDIDGILLQLPLPRGLDANRCLALVDPKKDVDGFHPENVGRLSIGMPSLKPCTPYGVMKLLEYYGLSPAGKRAVVVGRSNIVGKPMAMLLAAQNPFGNATVTICHSRTQDLAEICRQADLIVPAIGKPRLITRDMVKPGAVIVDVGMNRLPDGTLCGDVDFEGVKDVVSAITPVPGGVGPMTIATLMSNTVEAYRWRLEKPACPREEPLRG, from the coding sequence ATGCTTTTAATCGACGGCAAGAAAGTCGCGGCCGAACTGCGGGCGCGGGCCAAAAACGACGTGGACGCCATCGCCCGGGAATACGGCCGGCCACCGCACCTGGCCGTGGTCCTGGTCGGCGACGACCCGGCCTCCCAGATCTACGTCCGGTACAAGGAAAAGGCCTGCGAGGAGGTCGGCATCGTCTCGCGCATGTGGCGCCTTGACGCCGGCACCAGCCAGTGCCAGCTCGAAAAGCTCATCACCGAGCTCTCCGGCAGCGAGGATATCGACGGCATCCTGCTCCAGCTCCCCCTGCCCCGGGGCCTGGACGCCAACCGGTGCCTGGCCCTGGTCGATCCCAAAAAGGACGTGGACGGCTTCCACCCGGAAAACGTCGGCCGCCTGTCCATCGGCATGCCGAGCCTCAAGCCCTGCACGCCCTACGGCGTCATGAAGCTCCTCGAATACTACGGCCTGTCCCCGGCCGGCAAACGGGCCGTGGTGGTCGGACGCAGCAACATCGTGGGCAAGCCCATGGCCATGCTGCTGGCCGCCCAGAACCCCTTCGGCAACGCCACGGTCACCATCTGCCATTCCCGCACCCAGGATCTGGCCGAGATCTGCCGGCAGGCCGACCTGATCGTGCCGGCCATCGGCAAGCCGAGGCTCATCACCCGGGACATGGTCAAGCCCGGGGCCGTCATCGTGGACGTCGGGATGAACCGGCTGCCGGACGGAACGCTCTGCGGGGATGTGGACTTCGAGGGCGTAAAGGACGTAGTGTCGGCCATCACCCCCGTCCCCGGGGGGGTCGGCCCCATGACCATTGCCACGCTCATGAGCAACACGGTCGAGGCCTACCGCTGGCGGCTGGAAAAGCCGGCCTGCCCCCGGGAGGAACCGCTGCGAGGATAA